A genomic window from Sceloporus undulatus isolate JIND9_A2432 ecotype Alabama chromosome 9, SceUnd_v1.1, whole genome shotgun sequence includes:
- the TMOD4 gene encoding tropomodulin-4: protein MTTSYQKELEKYRDIDEDKILKELSPEELAQLDLELQEMDPENIMLPAGLRQRDQTKKSPTGPLDRDALMQHLEKQALEVKEREDLVPFTGEKKGKPFIPKNPNREIPKEEQITLEPELEEALKNATDAEMCDIAAILGMYTLMSNKQYYDAICSGNITNTEGINSVVQPDKYKPVPDEPPNPTNVEETLGKIQSNDKDLEEVNLNNIKDIPIQTLKEICEAMKANTHVKRLSLVATRSNDPVAHAVAEMLKENKTLQTLNIESNFITSAGMMEVIKAMKNNTTLSELKVDNQCQRLGDSVEMEMAAMLENCPSIIRFGYHFTQQGPRARASIAITKNNELRRKQKKT, encoded by the exons ATGACGACTTCCTACCAGAAAGAGCTGGAGAAATATCGAGATATCGATgaagacaagatcctgaaggagCTCTCCCCAGAGGAGCTGGCGCAACTGGATCTGGAGCTGCAGGAAATGGATCCTGAA AACATAATGCTCCCGGCGGGACTCAGACAGCGAGACCAGACCAAGAAAAGCCCCACAGGGCCACTGGACCGCGATGCCCTGATGCAACACCTGGAGAAGCAGGCCTTGGAGGTCAAGGAGAGGGAAGACCTGGTGCCCTTCACCGGGGAGAAGAAAG GGAAGCCTTTTATCCCAAAGAACCCCAACAGAGAAATCCCCAAGGAGGAGCAGATCACACTAGAACCTGAACTGGAAGAAGCCCTCAAAAATGCCACCGACGCGGAAATGTGCGACATTGCAG CCATCTTAGGCATGTACACCCTCATGAGCAACAAGCAGTACTACGATGCCATCTGCAGCGGCAACATCACGAACACAGAAGGCATAAACA GTGTAGTGCAGCCGGATAAATACAAGCCCGTCCCAGATGAGCCCCCGAACCCCACCAACGTGGAAGAGACCCTGGGCAAAATCCAAAGCAACGACAAAGATCTCGAGGAGGTGAACCTTAATAACATTAAG GACATTCCCATTCAAACACTGAAAGAAATTTGTGAAGCCATGAAAGCCAACACTCATGTAAAGAGGCTCAGCTTGGTGGCAACTCGGAGTAATGACCCGGTGGCACAC GCTGTGGCTGAGATGCTGAAAGAGAACAAGACCCTCCAGACCCTCAACATCGAATCCAACTTCATCACCAGTGCAGGAATGATGGAAGTGATCAAAGCCATGAAGAATAACACCACACTGTCTGAGCTTAAGGTGGACAACCAG TGCCAGCGGTTGGGGGACTCCGTGGAGATGGAGATGGCCGCCATGTTGGAAAACTGTCCCTCCATTATCCGGTTCGGGTATCACTTCACGCAGCAGGGACCAAGGGCCAGAGCTTCCATCGCCATCACCAAGAACAACGAACTAC GTCGCAAGCAGAAGAAGACATAA
- the VPS72 gene encoding vacuolar protein sorting-associated protein 72 homolog, which produces MASASTGLAGGRAPRRTAGNRLSGLLEAEEEDEFYQTTYGGFTEESGDDEYKGDQSDSDDEVDSDFDIDEGDEPSSDQDDDEPKRKRRVVTKAYREPIKSLRPKKPDAPASSSQKVREERSTPAELLDDGGDSRKHMRQSTTEHTRQTFLRLQERQVQSKRKKGAGPIYERPLTQEELLKEAKITEELNLHSLETYERLEADKKRQVQKKRKCVGPTIRYYSGTMPLITDLGYKEENVDVEGLDQEMQPPAAPEASSATSAPAAKCSRTFITFSDDETFDRFFPKSRAPKLPVKEICPVTHKAAIYRDPITDIPYSNIRAFKIIREAYKKYITAHGLPNAAAAAASAALGTGLPTADSGVRATRQKIIIKQSIPAT; this is translated from the exons atggCGTCGGCTTCGACGGGGCTGGCGGGAGGGCGGGCGCCGCGGCGGACGGCGGGCAACCGGCTCTCGGGGCTCCTCGAAGCCGAAGAGGAGGACGAGTTTTACCAGACGACGTACGGAGGCTTCACGGAG GAATCCGGGGATGACGAATACAAAGGCGACCAGTCGGACAGCGACGACGAGGTGGATTCGGACTTCGATATCGACGAAGGTGACGAGCCCAGCAGCGACCAGGATGACGACGAGCCGAAGAGAAAGCGCCGGGTGGTCACCAAAGCCTATAGA GAACCCATCAAAAGCTTGAGGCCCAAGAAGCCGGACGCTCCTGCCAGCAGCTCCCAGAAAGTTCGGGAGGAAAGATCGACGCCAGCAGAGCTCCTGGATGACGGAGGAGACA GTCGGAAGCACATGCGCCAGTCCACCACCGAACACACCCGCCAAACCTTTCTGCGCCTCCAGGAGCGCCAGGTGCAGTCGAAGCGCAAGAAGGGGGCCGGCCCCATCTATGAACGGCCCTTGACTCAGGAAGAGCTGCTGAAAGAGGCCAAGATCACAGAGGAGCTCAACCTGCACTCGCTGG AGACGTACGAGCGCTTAGAGGCGGACAAGAAAAGGCAAGTGCAGAAGAAGCGCAAGTGCGTGGGGCCGACCATCCGCTACTACTCTGGGACTATGCCCCTCATCACCGACCTTGGCTACAAGGAAGAGAATGTGGATGTCGAGGG TTTGGACCAGGAGATGCAGCCACCCGCTGCTCCGGAGGCCTCTTCCGCCACTTCCGCTCCGGCTGCCAAGTGTTCCCGCACCTTCATCACCTTCAGCGACGATGAGACTTTTGATCGCTTCTTCCCAAAATCCCGGGCCCCCAAGCTGCCCGTGAAGGAGATCTGCCCTGTCACCCACAAGGCCGCCATCTACCGCGACCCCATCACCGACATCCCCTATTCCAACATCCGGGCCTTCAAGATCATCCGCGAGGCCTACAAGAAGTACATCACGGCCCACGGGTTGCCGAATGCTGCTGCTGCGGCCGCCTCAGCTGCTTTGGGCACCGGTTTGCCCACCGCCGATTCTGGCGTCCGAGCCACAAGGCAGAAGATCATCATCAAGCAGAGCATCCCGGCTACCTAG